In Candidatus Zixiibacteriota bacterium, one DNA window encodes the following:
- a CDS encoding HAD family hydrolase has product MSALTMPTTRRDEGRRQRVLAPPQGGRFAAVIFDMGSTLLEFENVPWAALYPSSVESAYRMLQRLGKPLPPTERFTVRFNELLERRRRGIREEQREYRIGDLLRDLVRPFDIHLLPDEMERLHAAYYAPIRRQVTVYPDAEATLAELKSRGYRLGLLSNTCFRARDHREELQHFGIWPHLDAAVFTSTGVFRKPHPEPFRLVAHRLRVSARRCLYVGDRQHEDAIGATHAGMTAVLVRRPRRAYEPGATRCVEIAELRELPARLAG; this is encoded by the coding sequence GTGAGTGCTTTGACGATGCCGACTACGCGGCGCGATGAAGGTCGTCGGCAGCGAGTTCTGGCACCGCCCCAGGGCGGCCGGTTCGCCGCCGTGATCTTCGACATGGGGAGCACGCTGTTGGAGTTTGAAAATGTCCCTTGGGCGGCGTTGTATCCATCGAGTGTGGAGTCGGCGTATCGCATGCTGCAGCGTTTGGGGAAGCCGCTCCCCCCGACGGAGCGATTCACGGTACGATTCAATGAACTCTTGGAGCGCCGTCGACGGGGAATACGCGAGGAACAGAGGGAGTACCGGATCGGCGACTTGCTGCGCGACTTGGTGCGGCCTTTTGACATCCATCTACTGCCGGATGAGATGGAGCGATTGCACGCCGCCTACTACGCGCCGATTCGGCGGCAGGTTACGGTCTATCCGGATGCGGAGGCGACGCTCGCCGAGCTCAAATCACGGGGATACCGACTCGGTCTCCTATCCAATACCTGCTTCCGTGCCCGGGACCACCGCGAAGAGCTTCAGCATTTCGGCATCTGGCCGCATCTGGATGCGGCGGTGTTCACGTCCACCGGAGTCTTTCGCAAGCCGCATCCGGAGCCGTTCCGGCTGGTCGCGCATCGCCTGCGCGTCTCCGCCAGGCGTTGCCTGTATGTCGGTGACCGGCAGCACGAGGACGCCATCGGAGCGACGCATGCGGGAATGACGGCGGTCTTGGTGCGACGCCCCCGGCGCGCCTACGAGCCCGGGGCCACACGCTGTGTGGAGATTGCGGAATTGCGTGAGCTTCCCGCGCGTCTGGCTGGTTGA
- a CDS encoding D-alanine--D-alanine ligase, whose protein sequence is MERTSTVVGANYRESVPGEVELRVLVLAGGKSSERDVSLASGDAISQALSGSGHTVFRLDPGVTMRAVEWQPQPTGQKIGTAPPDQSTLASVGGGTGTILSPADLPLADLRSVDVVLIALHGGDGEDGHLQALLDLANIPYTGSGMLASALAMDKNAAKRIFVAEGIPTPEWRVLDAPTDWEFADLSDALGLPLVVKPNAQGSTVGLTLVKDASQWAPALKQAFHWGPRVIAEQYIPGRELTVGVLGDKPLPVVEIRPKHGIYDYECKYTPGQTEYICPAPLSAPQTRIVQEQGMEAFRALGCRGYARADFRMDPDGNVYCLEMNTLPGMTSLSLVPQAAKSAGIEFPELLRRICDLALEGK, encoded by the coding sequence ATGGAGAGAACGTCCACGGTGGTCGGCGCGAATTATCGAGAGAGTGTACCCGGTGAGGTGGAGTTGAGAGTCCTGGTCCTGGCCGGGGGAAAGTCGTCGGAGCGCGACGTATCGCTGGCCTCCGGGGATGCGATCAGTCAGGCGCTGAGTGGGTCGGGACACACCGTGTTTCGGCTCGACCCGGGTGTGACGATGCGCGCGGTGGAGTGGCAGCCGCAGCCGACGGGCCAGAAAATCGGCACAGCCCCACCGGATCAATCGACCTTGGCCTCCGTGGGCGGCGGGACCGGGACCATTCTCTCGCCGGCGGATCTCCCGCTGGCCGATTTGCGCTCGGTGGACGTCGTCCTCATCGCTCTCCACGGCGGCGATGGTGAGGACGGTCATCTCCAGGCGCTGCTCGATCTGGCGAACATTCCTTATACCGGCTCAGGAATGCTGGCGTCGGCGTTGGCCATGGACAAGAATGCCGCCAAACGCATCTTCGTCGCCGAAGGAATCCCCACGCCGGAGTGGCGCGTGCTGGATGCGCCGACCGATTGGGAATTCGCTGATCTCAGCGATGCCCTCGGCCTGCCCCTGGTGGTCAAACCGAACGCTCAGGGGTCGACCGTCGGGCTGACGCTGGTGAAGGACGCATCGCAGTGGGCGCCGGCTCTCAAGCAGGCCTTTCACTGGGGTCCGCGCGTGATTGCCGAGCAGTACATTCCGGGGCGGGAATTGACCGTCGGCGTCTTGGGCGACAAGCCGCTCCCCGTGGTTGAGATCAGACCGAAGCACGGCATCTACGACTACGAATGCAAATATACGCCCGGCCAGACCGAGTACATCTGCCCGGCCCCGTTGAGCGCGCCGCAGACCCGGATTGTGCAGGAACAGGGGATGGAGGCTTTTCGCGCGCTCGGCTGTCGCGGCTATGCACGGGCCGATTTCCGGATGGATCCCGATGGAAACGTGTACTGCCTGGAAATGAACACGCTGCCGGGGATGACCTCATTATCATTGGTGCCACAAGCGGCAAAGTCCGCGGGCATCGAATTCCCCGAATTGCTGCGACGCATCTGTGACCTGGCCCTCGAAGGCAAGTAA
- a CDS encoding DedA family protein, whose protein sequence is MSADGTVPWLTFLTAQSLWWAFGVFFIAAFTEMWFPPFPGDAVFFLGLVMLETGGRPVYGALVASSLGGFVGFALLYWLGVAKGRLAFRKRSTGLFSHSALTRVEAWFQRWGGLVIVFGRFLVGVRSVVPLAAGVGGYPRRRALALGGVSILIWNGLLATLALVLHENWESVAGQWRTVSIGFWILVGLTVLFAAVRYFRRRSSRRSES, encoded by the coding sequence ATGAGTGCCGATGGCACTGTGCCGTGGTTGACATTCCTGACCGCTCAGTCATTGTGGTGGGCCTTCGGTGTCTTCTTCATCGCCGCTTTCACCGAGATGTGGTTCCCACCATTTCCCGGCGACGCGGTCTTCTTCCTCGGTTTGGTGATGTTGGAGACCGGCGGCCGGCCGGTGTACGGGGCACTGGTGGCCTCATCTTTGGGTGGGTTTGTCGGATTCGCTCTCTTATACTGGTTGGGGGTCGCGAAGGGCCGACTGGCCTTTCGGAAGCGGAGTACAGGCCTCTTCTCGCACTCGGCACTCACACGCGTCGAGGCGTGGTTTCAACGCTGGGGTGGTCTGGTCATCGTGTTCGGACGGTTCTTGGTGGGTGTGCGATCCGTGGTGCCGTTGGCGGCCGGCGTTGGCGGTTACCCGCGCCGGCGCGCACTGGCGCTGGGTGGGGTGTCGATCCTGATCTGGAATGGGTTGCTGGCGACCCTGGCCTTGGTGCTGCATGAGAACTGGGAATCTGTAGCAGGCCAGTGGCGCACAGTCAGCATCGGTTTCTGGATTCTGGTTGGCCTGACCGTCCTGTTCGCGGCGGTCCGCTATTTCCGGCGGCGGTCCTCGCGGAGATCCGAAAGCTGA
- the ispD gene encoding 2-C-methyl-D-erythritol 4-phosphate cytidylyltransferase — MPSEHSIAVILAAAGAGTRCGKGDPKQWRPLAGGTLVERSWRSFHPKSLLAAGQGHRASWLGVVVDAAHRDRAGVFCGDPGLPTEVIRGGSTRTESVRLALSRLPADIDLVAVHDAVRPFWPRDRWDALVSATEHADGAILAIPVSDTLKTQSDESLRTVDRSALWVAQTPQMFRTESLRAAHDRARADAVTGTDDAELVERIGGRVAIVQSTTANMKITTPDDWTLAERLVAGEDRRADMRVGFGVDAHRLGGERPLVLGGVRLAERGGLIGHSDGDVLLHAICDALLGAAALGDIGQHFPPGDERFAGVDSRILLRRTAQLLLEAGFRPVHIDTVVLAEVPRIAPFAEAMRGNIAVDLDIPRTSVSVKATTMEQMGFVGRQEGIVAHAVATVCALDHPWVGGARP; from the coding sequence ATGCCATCTGAACACTCCATCGCCGTGATCCTCGCCGCCGCCGGAGCCGGGACTCGGTGCGGCAAGGGGGATCCGAAGCAATGGCGTCCCTTGGCAGGAGGGACTCTTGTGGAGCGCTCGTGGCGGTCGTTTCATCCAAAATCCCTGCTGGCAGCGGGGCAGGGACATCGGGCAAGCTGGCTGGGAGTGGTCGTGGATGCGGCTCACCGCGACCGGGCCGGAGTGTTCTGCGGAGACCCTGGACTTCCCACGGAGGTCATACGGGGCGGCAGTACGCGGACAGAGTCAGTCCGTCTTGCCCTGTCCCGCCTTCCTGCCGATATCGATCTTGTCGCCGTCCACGACGCCGTGCGACCGTTCTGGCCACGTGACCGTTGGGATGCACTGGTCTCTGCAACAGAGCATGCCGACGGTGCGATTCTCGCCATACCGGTGTCCGACACACTGAAGACGCAGAGTGACGAATCTCTTCGGACTGTCGATCGGAGTGCGCTCTGGGTCGCTCAAACGCCGCAGATGTTTCGGACAGAGTCGTTGCGCGCCGCGCACGATCGGGCGCGGGCCGACGCGGTCACGGGAACCGACGACGCGGAGTTGGTGGAACGGATCGGGGGCAGGGTGGCGATCGTGCAATCGACAACCGCGAATATGAAGATCACAACCCCGGACGACTGGACATTGGCCGAACGACTCGTGGCCGGCGAGGATCGCAGAGCCGACATGCGTGTCGGGTTCGGCGTCGATGCCCATCGACTCGGCGGTGAACGGCCATTGGTTCTGGGCGGTGTCCGCTTGGCTGAGCGCGGTGGTTTGATCGGACACTCGGACGGCGATGTCCTGTTGCATGCCATCTGTGATGCTCTCCTGGGAGCGGCGGCCTTGGGGGATATTGGACAGCACTTCCCCCCAGGGGACGAGCGATTCGCCGGGGTGGACTCCCGCATTCTGCTCCGCCGGACGGCGCAGCTCCTTTTGGAAGCAGGATTCCGGCCGGTGCACATCGACACTGTGGTGCTCGCCGAGGTCCCCCGGATTGCGCCATTCGCGGAGGCAATGCGTGGAAACATCGCCGTCGACCTTGACATCCCCCGTACTTCGGTCTCGGTCAAGGCGACGACGATGGAGCAGATGGGGTTTGTCGGTCGACAGGAGGGGATTGTGGCGCATGCGGTCGCCACCGTCTGTGCACTCGACCATCCGTGGGTCGGCGGGGCGCGTCCATGA
- the queA gene encoding tRNA preQ1(34) S-adenosylmethionine ribosyltransferase-isomerase QueA: MKTQRLDYHLPREQIAYHPTSVRRHCRLLRLDRGSGEISHHRFDELPHLLNAGDLLVVNDTAVIPARLLGRRDPGGGAAEVLLLEEVGVRRWRAMVRPGARLREGATIIFPNNGHADFSARVETVSADGTRIVEFRGTGRFGDWLRRVGRVPLPPYIARDVESSDRRDYQTVFARHAGAVAAPTAGLHFDRILMDRLRRRRIGMAPLTLHVGAGTFRPITTDRVEDHHLEDERYAIGVATQRRIALRRQSGRGRIIAVGTTVARALEAVAAQGVWSGMASSPSDGVFAAVAGRTDLFILPGFRCQVVDALITNFHLPRSSLLALVAAFAGQTGNDGVGMIMNAYDVAVRDGYRFYSYGDAMLIK; the protein is encoded by the coding sequence GTGAAGACGCAACGACTGGACTACCATCTGCCACGGGAGCAGATTGCCTATCATCCCACCTCGGTGCGGCGGCATTGTCGTTTGCTCCGCCTGGATCGCGGCAGCGGCGAGATCTCGCATCATCGCTTCGATGAGCTGCCGCATCTGCTGAATGCGGGTGACCTGTTGGTCGTCAACGACACGGCAGTGATTCCGGCGCGGCTTCTGGGTCGACGCGATCCGGGCGGTGGTGCGGCGGAAGTGCTTCTTTTGGAAGAAGTGGGTGTGCGGCGCTGGCGAGCGATGGTCCGTCCTGGCGCGAGACTGCGCGAAGGGGCGACGATCATTTTTCCGAACAACGGTCACGCCGACTTTTCCGCCCGCGTCGAAACCGTATCGGCCGATGGAACGCGCATCGTTGAGTTTCGCGGCACCGGGCGATTCGGCGACTGGCTCAGGCGCGTCGGTCGCGTGCCGTTGCCTCCGTATATCGCGCGCGATGTCGAATCGTCTGATCGGAGGGACTATCAAACTGTCTTTGCCCGTCATGCCGGCGCGGTGGCGGCACCAACCGCGGGACTGCATTTTGACCGGATCCTGATGGACCGGCTGCGTCGGCGGCGCATCGGAATGGCGCCGCTGACACTCCATGTCGGCGCCGGGACTTTTCGTCCGATCACCACCGACCGGGTTGAGGACCATCATCTGGAAGATGAACGGTACGCCATCGGCGTCGCTACACAGCGACGCATCGCCCTCAGACGGCAATCGGGGCGGGGGCGCATCATCGCTGTGGGCACGACCGTAGCCCGGGCATTGGAGGCGGTCGCGGCGCAGGGTGTTTGGTCTGGAATGGCCTCCAGTCCTTCGGACGGTGTGTTCGCGGCAGTCGCCGGGCGAACCGACTTGTTTATTCTGCCCGGTTTTCGATGTCAGGTCGTCGACGCTTTGATCACCAACTTCCATTTGCCGCGCTCGTCCTTGCTGGCGCTCGTTGCGGCATTCGCCGGACAGACCGGCAATGATGGTGTGGGGATGATAATGAACGCGTACGACGTTGCCGTGCGCGACGGGTATCGATTCTATAGCTACGGCGACGCGATGTTGATCAAGTGA
- a CDS encoding DUF2905 domain-containing protein — MGDPSPWGVTGRVLIVMGAVSLVIGLVLVGLGRIGMLGRLPGDLTIRGRNWSLWIPLASCLLLSVILTLLLNLLHRR; from the coding sequence GTGGGTGATCCATCACCATGGGGAGTGACGGGCAGGGTTCTGATTGTCATGGGAGCCGTGTCTCTGGTCATCGGTCTGGTCCTGGTGGGACTCGGCCGCATCGGTATGCTCGGACGCCTCCCCGGTGATCTGACCATTCGCGGGAGGAACTGGTCTCTGTGGATTCCCTTGGCTTCGTGTCTCCTGTTGAGCGTCATCCTCACTCTACTCCTCAACCTGCTGCACCGCCGCTGA
- the ruvB gene encoding Holliday junction branch migration DNA helicase RuvB, whose translation MTAARPQRGDSGDRARSPVPARLTAPSAQADDLAAEGSVRPRRFADFLGQTALIDNLKVFIAATRKRGEALDHVLLYGPPGLGKTTLAHVIANELEAPIKSTSGPVLERAADLAGLLTNCEERSVLFVDEIHRLNAVVEEYLYPAMEDFTLDIMIDKGPAARAVKLPLKRFTLVGATTRAGLLTSPLRSRFGVVGRLDYYSPDDLAAIVRRSAAILGVPITPEGAVEIAGRSRGTPRIANRLLRRIRDFADVRGAKTIDRTIADESLAALNVDAVGLDEMDLKILETIIHKFHGGPVGLNTLAVAVAEEAETLEEIYEPFLIQEGFLDRTPRGRAATPRAFKHLGVTDRAVGTDRLL comes from the coding sequence ATGACCGCCGCGCGACCACAACGTGGTGACAGTGGCGACCGTGCACGCTCGCCTGTCCCCGCGCGCCTGACCGCACCATCGGCACAGGCGGATGATCTCGCGGCCGAAGGGTCCGTTCGGCCAAGGCGATTTGCCGACTTCCTGGGTCAGACAGCACTCATCGACAACTTGAAGGTCTTCATCGCCGCCACACGAAAGCGCGGCGAGGCCCTCGACCATGTGTTGTTGTATGGCCCGCCGGGTCTCGGCAAAACGACGCTGGCCCATGTGATCGCCAACGAACTCGAGGCCCCGATCAAGTCGACCTCCGGCCCTGTGCTGGAACGCGCCGCCGATCTGGCGGGTCTTTTGACCAATTGTGAAGAGCGTTCGGTCCTGTTTGTCGACGAAATCCACCGGCTCAATGCCGTGGTCGAGGAATACCTCTATCCGGCGATGGAGGATTTCACGCTCGACATCATGATCGACAAAGGACCGGCGGCACGCGCCGTGAAGCTGCCGCTCAAACGTTTCACTCTGGTGGGCGCCACGACGCGCGCGGGACTTCTGACATCGCCGTTGCGGTCGCGGTTCGGTGTTGTGGGACGGCTCGATTACTACTCTCCCGACGATTTGGCCGCGATCGTGCGCCGTTCGGCCGCAATCCTCGGCGTGCCGATCACCCCCGAAGGTGCGGTGGAAATCGCCGGCCGCTCCCGCGGGACGCCGCGCATCGCCAACCGGCTCTTGCGCCGCATCCGTGATTTCGCCGACGTGCGCGGCGCCAAGACCATCGACCGAACCATCGCCGACGAGTCGCTGGCGGCGTTGAATGTCGATGCCGTCGGTCTCGATGAGATGGACCTGAAGATTCTCGAGACGATCATCCACAAGTTCCATGGCGGACCGGTCGGATTGAACACGCTGGCCGTCGCCGTGGCGGAGGAAGCGGAGACACTGGAGGAGATCTACGAGCCGTTCCTGATCCAGGAGGGGTTTCTGGATCGCACGCCACGCGGACGTGCCGCCACGCCGCGCGCATTCAAGCACTTGGGCGTGACCGATCGCGCCGTTGGCACGGATCGGTTGCTGTGA
- the ruvA gene encoding Holliday junction branch migration protein RuvA codes for MITHLDGELVERHPTRAVVSCGGIGYEMAIPLSTFDRLPETGARCRILTRLIVREDAHLLFGFATSQERAIFDLLLGVTRVGPKLALSVLSGLSVAEIQRAISCADVGMLARISGLGRKTAERIVVELKDKVERPGAELPSGAGTSGGGLANEAIAALVVLGYSRAEAQEAVTRASRSLPGEPSTEKLIRHALSAAG; via the coding sequence ATGATCACGCACTTGGACGGCGAGTTGGTGGAGCGGCATCCCACGAGGGCCGTGGTCTCCTGCGGCGGCATTGGGTATGAAATGGCGATTCCCCTGTCCACGTTCGACCGCCTCCCGGAGACAGGCGCTCGCTGCCGCATCCTGACGCGTCTGATTGTACGCGAGGATGCGCACCTCCTGTTCGGGTTCGCGACATCGCAGGAACGGGCGATTTTCGATCTGCTCCTCGGCGTCACCCGCGTGGGACCCAAGCTGGCGCTGTCGGTTTTGTCCGGTCTGTCGGTGGCCGAGATACAACGCGCCATCTCCTGTGCCGATGTGGGGATGTTGGCCCGGATATCGGGGCTGGGACGTAAGACAGCCGAGCGCATTGTGGTGGAATTGAAAGACAAGGTCGAACGCCCCGGGGCCGAGCTCCCCAGCGGCGCGGGAACCTCCGGCGGGGGGCTTGCCAACGAAGCGATTGCCGCCCTGGTCGTGCTTGGGTACAGTCGTGCTGAGGCGCAGGAGGCGGTCACGCGCGCGTCGCGGTCTCTGCCCGGTGAGCCCTCGACTGAGAAGTTGATCCGTCATGCCCTCTCGGCGGCGGGATAA
- the ruvC gene encoding crossover junction endodeoxyribonuclease RuvC — protein MTILGIDPGLGSTGWAVLVGDPEHPVLSGYGAIHTDPRLDLAQRLLVICEGIRELLARHRPEEVAVEDVFLARDTRAALALGQARGAAMLGAALGGVPVRSYSAREIKQSVTGNGRASKEQVAFMVERLLGLSEPPRPADCADAAAIALCHLHRREAADLRAVGARQ, from the coding sequence ATGACCATTCTGGGTATCGATCCGGGGCTCGGATCAACCGGCTGGGCGGTTCTGGTCGGTGATCCCGAGCACCCGGTGCTGAGTGGATACGGCGCCATCCATACCGATCCGCGGCTGGACTTGGCACAGCGCCTGCTCGTCATCTGCGAGGGAATACGTGAACTCTTGGCGCGGCACCGTCCCGAGGAAGTGGCGGTTGAAGACGTGTTCTTGGCCAGAGACACACGCGCGGCGCTGGCTTTGGGACAGGCGCGTGGCGCCGCCATGCTGGGAGCGGCCTTGGGTGGAGTGCCGGTGCGATCGTACTCGGCGCGTGAGATCAAGCAGTCTGTGACCGGGAATGGCCGGGCATCGAAGGAACAGGTGGCATTCATGGTCGAGCGTCTCTTGGGGCTGTCCGAACCCCCAAGGCCGGCCGATTGCGCCGACGCCGCGGCGATCGCGCTTTGCCACTTGCACCGTCGCGAAGCGGCAGATTTGCGGGCGGTTGGAGCGCGCCAATGA
- a CDS encoding YebC/PmpR family DNA-binding transcriptional regulator — MSGHSKWSTIKRKKEKTDAARGRTFTRLIKEITVAARHGGGDPEANPRLRTALLAAKAGNMPADNIKKAIQRGTGELPGVNYEEVQYEAYGPRGVALLMQALTDNRNRTVSEIRFVLSKNGGNMGEAGCVNWMFHKQGLIEIESNRAPEDLVLEAALDAGAADMTADGGVYSIVTPLETFEAVKSALEKKQIPIASAEVTMVPQSNVKLDGKDAEQMLRLMEALEDHEDIQHVYANFDIDDAVIERFSAS, encoded by the coding sequence ATGTCCGGTCATTCCAAATGGTCCACGATCAAACGCAAGAAGGAAAAAACCGACGCCGCCCGCGGGCGCACCTTCACTCGTCTGATCAAAGAAATCACCGTGGCAGCCAGGCACGGCGGCGGCGACCCCGAGGCCAATCCGCGCCTCCGTACGGCACTCCTGGCCGCCAAGGCCGGCAACATGCCGGCGGACAACATCAAGAAGGCGATCCAGCGCGGCACGGGGGAGCTTCCCGGCGTCAACTATGAAGAGGTCCAGTACGAGGCCTATGGGCCGCGTGGTGTCGCCCTCCTGATGCAGGCGCTGACCGATAATCGGAACCGCACCGTCTCGGAGATCCGTTTTGTCCTCAGCAAGAACGGCGGAAACATGGGCGAGGCCGGGTGCGTGAACTGGATGTTCCACAAACAGGGCTTGATTGAAATCGAATCGAACCGGGCGCCGGAGGATCTCGTCTTGGAGGCCGCCCTCGATGCGGGCGCCGCCGACATGACCGCCGATGGCGGAGTATATTCCATCGTCACCCCGCTGGAGACATTCGAGGCCGTCAAGTCGGCCCTGGAGAAGAAGCAGATCCCGATTGCCTCGGCGGAAGTCACCATGGTGCCGCAATCGAACGTGAAACTCGACGGCAAAGACGCTGAACAAATGCTGCGCCTGATGGAGGCCCTGGAGGACCACGAGGACATCCAACACGTCTACGCCAATTTCGATATCGACGATGCCGTCATCGAACGGTTCAGCGCGTCGTGA